One window from the genome of Eucalyptus grandis isolate ANBG69807.140 chromosome 7, ASM1654582v1, whole genome shotgun sequence encodes:
- the LOC104417171 gene encoding omega-hydroxypalmitate O-feruloyl transferase, whose protein sequence is MSEDDIAMLGDISAINPTMLRKLVKHSDGASTILEVPLLTVQVTTFKCGGIVVGIVMNHVLVDGKALMDFIACWNDLARAKPPSVLPFLDRSVLRSRQPPRVDLPHHEYAPRDQRPGLVVNPQTKPLVYRSFCFKPHALIQLKKAARIATQNGSSVVPTTFEVISALVWISRTKALGISPHETTKLLTAVDGRPKFNPPLLSGYFGNGIAWSCAECSTGELTSNPFSFAVRIVHEALASVTESYIRSAIDYVELNKVLVDCEGSACCISKWSQLPFYKIDFGFGRPFQVAPATVPDKLILVASRSRESDELVVSLGLTCDAMDVFSKLIQHELTLKSKF, encoded by the exons ATGTCGGAGGATGACATTGCAATGCTGGGCGATATCAGTGCCATCAATCCCACCATGCTGCGAAAACTCGTGAAGCACAGCGATGGAGCCTCGACTATATTGGAAGTACCTTTGCTAACGGTGCAG GTGACGACATTCAAGTGCGGAGGGATCGTCGTCGGCATCGTCATGAATCACGTCCTCGTCGACGGGAAAGCCCTCATGGACTTCATAGCTTGCTGGAATGACCTAGCTCGAGCCAAGCCGCCATCAGTTCTTCCCTTTCTTGATCGATCGGTGTTGCGCTCGAGGCAACCTCCGCGTGTCGATCTCCCCCACCACGAGTATGCTCCGAGAGACCAGCGGCCCGGACTCGTGGTCAACCCTCAAACCAAGCCCCTTGTTTACAGATCATTCTGCTTCAAGCCACACGCTCTCATTCAGCTCAAGAAAGCGGCAAGAATCGCAACCCAGAATGGCTCTTCTGTAGTCCCGACGACCTTTGAAGTCATATCGGCGCTCGTGTGGATCTCGCGAACCAAAGCTCTTGGAATTAGTCCTCACGAGACGACGAAGCTACTCACTGCAGTCGACGGCCGCCCCAAGTTCAACCCCCCGTTGCTGAGTGGCTACTTCGGGAACGGCATCGCTTGGTCCTGTGCTGAGTGCAGCACGGGTGAATTGACCAGCAATCCCTTCTCGTTTGCTGTTAGGATTGTGCACGAGGCGCTCGCATCCGTCACCGAGAGTTACATAAGGTCGGCCATCGACTACGTCGAGCTGAACAAGGTCCTAGTTGACTGCGAGGGCAGCGCTTGCTGCATCAGCAAGTGGAGCCAGCTCCCTTTCTACAAGATAGATTTCGGGTTCGGGAGGCCGTTCCAGGTGGCACCCGCGACGGTCCCTGACAAACTCATCTTGGTCGCTTCTCGGAGCAGGGAGAGCGATGAGTTGGTTGTGTCCCTGGGGCTTACTTGCGACGCCATGGATGTTTTCTCGAAGTTGATTCAGCATGAGCTCACGCTGAAAAGCAAGTTCTAG